A genomic region of Armatimonadota bacterium contains the following coding sequences:
- a CDS encoding Rrf2 family transcriptional regulator, giving the protein MRLTRETEYALRALSYLAGLSGGEAAPASRVAQACGLPREFLSKTLRRLVRLGLLRSSRGRSRGYALTRSPREISVREVLEAVEGPDYFRRCVFWDSRCSEDRPCVLHPVWAGVRPQLVEALGRITLDALLEPWWARDPPELRSPFWLPGSETNERKGGEGR; this is encoded by the coding sequence GTGCGTCTGACCCGGGAGACGGAGTACGCGCTGCGGGCTCTCAGCTACCTCGCGGGGCTTTCGGGAGGAGAAGCGGCCCCGGCCTCGCGGGTAGCGCAGGCCTGCGGGCTTCCCCGGGAGTTCCTGAGCAAGACCCTGCGACGGTTGGTGCGCTTGGGGCTGCTGCGCTCCTCCCGGGGCCGCAGCCGCGGATACGCCCTCACCCGCTCTCCCCGCGAGATCTCCGTTCGGGAGGTTCTGGAGGCGGTGGAGGGCCCGGACTATTTCCGGCGGTGCGTGTTCTGGGATAGCCGCTGTTCGGAGGACCGGCCGTGCGTGCTGCACCCGGTGTGGGCGGGCGTGCGGCCGCAGCTGGTAGAGGCCCTGGGTCGGATCACCCTGGACGCCCTTCTGGAACCCTGGTGGGCCCGGGATCCCCCGGAGCTTCGGAGTCCCTTCTGGCTTCCCGGGTCCGAAACGAACGAACGCAAGGGAGGTGAAGGGAGATGA